One Littorina saxatilis isolate snail1 linkage group LG11, US_GU_Lsax_2.0, whole genome shotgun sequence genomic window, ATTGTAAATACTTTCATTATTCATTAGAATGAAATTAGATACAGGTTTAATCTACATGtagtttattttctgttttgCAGGTAAGCCATCATACGAGATGATGGAAACTGACCCCGACTGGGCACCTTCACTCCTTCTTGGACACAGCGAGATGAAGACCACCGACACAGGGCGTCATGGGCGACAGAAGAACAGAGCCGCAACAAAACAGCTGCTACAGGAGGCCACTGAAGCTGTCATGATAGACAACGGAGAAGCAGAAGGTGGTGACGTGCATGCAGAAGATGATAGTCATCATAAAGAGATGGAAGATGTGGAAAACACCAGGCTGAGAGAGGAGGTAACTCAGTTAGAACAGGAGCGAGACATGATGAGAGGAGAGATCAACAGACTGTTGGAAGAGAATAGAGAGCTCAAGAAAAAGTTAGCAAGCAGGGAGATCGTTGAAGAGTCGTTTCAAGGAGACAACGAGAAAGTACGTTTTTATACTGGTTTACCAAGTTATGCGACTCTTCTAGTTCTGCTGAACTATCTGTCCCCTCATCTCCCTCAGGGGCGCTTGCTGTCACCTTTCCAGCTTCTGATTGTGGTATTTATGCGTCTGCGCCTGAAACTGCCTGTGTTGCATATTGCGTACTTGTTTGGCATCCACAGAACTACGATAGCCAGTGGGTTCAAGGATACTCTTAGTGTTATGTACACGCAGATGACACCATTTGTACCATGGCCAGGACGCGAGTGTTTGCGGGCGTGTATGCCACATCAGTTTGTGGAGACGTTTGGGAACAAAGTGGCTGTGATcattgactgttttgaaatttTTATTGAGAGACCATCAAATTTGTATGCCAAAGCTGCTACTTTTTCAAactacaaacacaacaacacaatcaaacaTCTCATTGGCATTACACCTAACGGGCAGATTTCTTTCATTTCCAAGGGTTGGGGGGGGAGGACAACGGATCGTCATATTACAGAGGAATGTGGCTTCCTGGACAAGCTATTGCCTGGTGACTTGGTTCTTGCGGACAGGGGGTTTGATATTAAAGAGAGTGTCGGTTTGATGTGTGCCGAGGTAAAAATACCAGCATTTACTCGGGGGAAGTGTCAGATGGAAGCAAGGTCTATAGAAGAAACAAGGAAACTTGCGCACTTGCGCATCCATGTCGAGCGAGTCATTGGAAACCTTGGGGGGAAATACAGTATAATAACAGATACCATTCCAATTGACATGTTGCTTCCATGTGAGGGAGAAGATGTGACATTCTTGGACAagattgtgtttgtctgttgcgCCTTGACCAACATGAGCCCAAGTGTGGTAAATCCCTAGGGTGAACTCTGCAGAGCATGAGGCAGCTCCAGGCAATGCAGACAAGAATGTCACGTCGTATGTTTCACCTGGAAGTGACGTGTCAGTTAGAATTGAACTCGAAGGCAGTGTAGTGAATGTAGACAAAACCATAGTAGGCCTATATAAGATACAAGAGTCGGCGATACATCTGTGTTGCTACCTTTATTTTAAAGCAAAGCTTTGAAGTTGTTGACAAATCTCATGGTAAATTAATCTTACTGTGCGAGTCACTAATTATAAATTTGCATTTGTAAGCAAATGCAATTTGtaaacatttgtgtgtgtatgtatgccggtgtgggagggggtgggagggggtgtgtggatgtgtgtgtatggttgctAGTTTTAGTATAGTATTATGGTGTCTATTGTTTTAGTGTTATTGATGTGATCTTTATCAGTACCAATACTTACGACGCTACTCTTTAAATTTACTAATGCTCTTTATCTACTTGTTGAGATAGGTCTTTTATTTGTGGGGGGATTTTAGTGCTGGATTCGTTTATCATTTTGTTCTTATCGGTTCATCTCTCACTCTTTTATATTGTCATGAGCTTGTGCAATACCTGATGTATTAGTGAAGTGTAAGATTTGCTAAGGTGCTCCGTGTGTGAAATCTATAGTTTTACTCATCTGTTTTAATGTGGCCTAGTTGATTATGTGTATTCTTATGTAATGTGTATGTGTTGCGATCAGTTGTAGACAAATTTTCCGTACGGACATTAAAGtatattattgtattgtattgtaaaacgGATTGATGTAAATAATACtaagaatgaaaataaattttgaaagctgattttctgttcatgttGAAGAACTCTTAACTTGTGTGGATGTGTTGGTATCAGTGCAGCTGTGAATGACATTGTATATAGCTTTGTATGTGTGCATTTTCTTTTGAATGTTTTCATAACATGCCACTGGTAAAAGTGGTATTCAAATGAATTACAAAAAAatctttgtgaaaaaaatgcatgcTTATAACCTGAGCACTATTGGGGTTTctgaaaaacacacttttttcccAATTAAGCCATAGGCAGGTTTTTATGaaaacagacacaaactgtaccactttcacacacaccacacacacaaaccacacacgcTGTTTagagaggggttacaaatagtcataagttcagtttggggtctttttgaaatctgtttgatgcatcttgtctgtgaccattgtggctatgcactcaaagtcaaaaaagtgcagaaaggtgacaaatgaagatttttccttcttacaagacaatgtgtgattttgcacattttgcctcagtctttatcaagagcctgtctaacccactttgaagctgttggagactgcagtaatgttccttacatcaaggcgagtgcacaatggtgcatttctaacccccctcccccctaatgttcactttaatatcaatcaatcaatagatattcagtcacagtttaactaactcattcaccctgaTCACTCACTCATCCTGTTCTATTGTAGTTGTGCTAAGTTTGCGGTTTGCAGACTTTATTCTTTTTCCCAAATTTCTGTCCTCATGGCATCAAGTGGTTTTGTTTATaaatacccccctcccccctccacacacacttcatacagatGTGGTATAATTGACGAGAACGGCGGAATCAAAAGTGCACAAAGACGGAGAGAGTGACGCTAAGGCGGAAGCTTCCCAAAATGGCGGACGCGTTCTGTTAGGGTTAGAAACGTGACGTCATCGCTCGGAGCCTATAGGTCCAAATTGTACCGCCATACCTTTGATACATGGAATGAAAAATAATTTACAGTCCGGAATTAAATCTATCTTTTTACGCAAAAATGTTGCTTTCATGTCGTTGCTTCCTAGTTTTAATTGTTCATAAACTTTGCGAGGAGAAAGAGCCCGACGTTCCTGGCCTACCCTTTCCAATACAGTGCCCGGTGTGCGAATGTAGGAATCCTGCCTGATCTTCGCATTACCATGCCgtagtattatattgatgaacttTCCGCTGTTTGCGCCGTTTTCGGTAAATAGGCCGAGACTTGAAAATGCTGTGTggtcctgcccccccccccccccccccccccccccccccccccctctccctgcaAATTTTATTTTCTTCCGCAACCCGGCTCCAAAGCGCCACTAATAGTCAGAACGTTGACCCTGGGCgttaaatggaagaagaagaagaaggtacaccggctggatcgggtatttccgtaaacgcagcctcgGGTGTCAATGACAACAAACACGGACTCGGCATCGAGTGCATTTTCACTCGTAGcgaacatgagcatttcgatcggggtttgtttttc contains:
- the LOC138980179 gene encoding uncharacterized protein, which codes for MAPGKRCCMLHCTVSSHNSKGEKLEHGIRFFRIPKVKSHEGPKVEDVTKRRRRAWISAIRRTNITFERSSSAMRVCSQHFHSGKPSYEMMETDPDWAPSLLLGHSEMKTTDTGRHGRQKNRAATKQLLQEATEAVMIDNGEAEGGDVHAEDDSHHKEMEDVENTRLREEVTQLEQERDMMRGEINRLLEENRELKKKLASREIVEESFQGDNEKVRFYTGLPSYATLLVLLNYLSPHLPQGRLLSPFQLLIVVFMRLRLKLPVLHIAYLFGIHRTTIASGFKDTLSVMYTQMTPFVPWPGRECLRACMPHQFVETFGNKVAVIIDCFEIFIERPSNLYAKAATFSNYKHNNTIKHLIGITPNGQISFISKGWGGRTTDRHITEECGFLDKLLPGDLVLADRGFDIKESVGLMCAEVKIPAFTRGKCQMEARSIEETRKLAHLRIHVERVIGNLGGKYSIITDTIPIDMLLPCEGEDVTFLDKIVFVCCALTNMSPSVVNP